Within Verrucomicrobiia bacterium, the genomic segment AAACTGGCAGACCGGCTTTCTCGGCAGCTGCGCGCAGGATCTTCGCATTGCCCATGTAGTGCTCAATGAGCGCTTTCACCTCTGCTTTGCCTTCCGGCGTGTAGAGGGCTTCGGCAGCGCGCTGGATGATGTAGCTCACGCCGTTGAACTTGGTGCTCATGCGGCGGTTCCAGAGCGGGTGCAGGGGCTTGTATTCACCCGAAGCTGTGGCAGCAAGCAAGGTCTTCGGAACCACGGTGAACGCGCAACGTGTGCCGGTGAAACCACCGTTCTTCGAGAAGCTGCGGAACTCGATGGCGCATTCGCGCGCACCGGGGATCTCGTAGATGGAGTGCGGCAGGGACGGGTCGGAGATGTACGCCTCGTAGGCGGCATCATAAAGGATGATGGCCTTGTTCGCCAAAGCATACTTCACCCACGCTTCGAGCTGGGCCTTGGTGGCGACTGCGCCGGTCGGGTTATTCGGCGAGCAGAGGTAGATGACGTCCGCTTTTTCCTTCGGCGGCTCAGGCACGAAACCGTTCTGCGGTGTACAGGGCAGGTAGATGATGCCAGCGTAAGCGCCGGATTCATCGGCATCACCGGTGTGACCGGCCATCACGTTCGTATCCACGTAGACGGGATATACGGGGTCAGAGATGGCGAGCTTGTT encodes:
- a CDS encoding LL-diaminopimelate aminotransferase yields the protein MAYLNDNYLKLKAGYLFPEIARRVKVFTDGNAEAAKRLIRCGIGDVTEPLPPSVVKALHASVDEMANRSTFRGYGPEQGYEFLRKAIAQNDYRDHGLDVADDEVFVSDGSKCDCGGILDVLGHNNKLAISDPVYPVYVDTNVMAGHTGDADESGAYAGIIYLPCTPQNGFVPEPPKEKADVIYLCSPNNPTGAVATKAQLEAWVKYALANKAIILYDAAYEAYISDPSLPHSIYEIPGARECAIEFRSFSKNGGFTGTRCAFTVVPKTLLAATASGEYKPLHPLWNRRMSTKFNGVSYIIQRAAEALYTPEGKAEVKALIEHYMGNAKILRAAAEKAGLPVYGGVNAPYIWAGTPKGYTSWQAFDKILNEANVVITPGSGFGSKGEGYFRISSFNSRANAEEVARRLQALKW